The genomic region TCCATTTCCATATCAAAACTCCTTTTAATGATTATTTTATTTATAACGAAAATAGACATATCTAATTTCCATATAAAATTTTCATATAATATAAGTAGTTAAGGCTTTACTGTCAACAGATTCCTAGAAATCGCAGGAGATCCCGACCTTATAGCCATGGATGCTGTTGTCGCCGGTGAGAATATCGACGAAGACTTTGCCATTTTTGACAAAGCGTCGTTTGCTGTTGGGTGCTAGCTGCAGGGAGCCTCCAGCTTCGAGGTAGTATTGCGAATATAGCGGCGACCCTATGAAGTTCGTCAAGGCTAGTGATAGATCACCGATGAGCTTCCTTCTTCGTATTGTTATGTCGTGCTGGAATGATATCCCGTTTTTAAATCCGCAGAAGATTATCTCGGGGTTGAGATCCACCTCCCCTAATGTCACGGGGAATGACGAGTAGCACCCTGCCATATTATGGAAGAAGACCGTCCACGAGCCCCTTTCGAATCTGTAGTCGCTGACGACAGACCCCGACGCTGCAACTCCACCGCCGGCGAGGTCTGACGAGCCACCACCACCAACGCGCACTACTGGTGTGATGTTCCATTTTTCTGTCTTCGCTATTGTTAGTGCTCCGGCGAAGCTCGCCGCATAAGATTTAGCTTTTCCTACGCTAGAAATATGTACTGGAACCTCGACGATGACTTTTTTAAGATAATTTCCTTTGAGAAGCCTTGTCCACGACCCTAATACTGTATAGGTGCTCTCTTCAAAGCGTCCGACGTAATACTCGCCACGCGACGTTTCGAAGCCGAAAAAGTTACGGTTTCCTTCGGCGAGCTCTTCGTCGATGTTTTGTGGGTGTTTTCTGGCGATGGTATAGTCGTGGGCGACCATCTTAGACATTATACTCGAAGGATTCCCTGCGAAGGGGTCTATAGGGGAAAAATGTGCGAGTTTCTTCATGATGTCATTGAAGATATTATTGTTGTCATTGGCGAGATAATCGCCGAGGGCGGTGAAGCTCGCCGTCCGTGAAGCCTCGGAAAAGGTCTTATTTATACCTAGAGTTGGTATCCCAAGGATCACCGTATTGCCTGAAACATTAGGGTATGTTATCGACATCTCAAGGCCACGAAAGTCAAGAGAAAGGATAAGATCGCTAATATCAGAGTCGAAACCATTGAGCATATCTTCGACAGTTATGGTTTTGATATCTCCGAGAAACGACAGCCCCATATTCTCGAAGTCTTTGTCACGAGGATTAGAAAATTTCTCTATGATATCGCCAAAGAGGTCGAAACGCAGCTCGGAAGTAGCATTTAACGATGGAGAGTTGACATTGATGACGAACGGCTTGTTATCTTCCGAGTGCAGGCTACAACACGCTGAAGATAAAAATATTATGCTATATATGACAAAACGTCGCAAGCCCACTACCTCGATACTGTTACTGACCTTACGCGCTACTCTCACTTTATTGGCGTGCTGCAAGGGCGCTCTTCTACGCATTCCTCCTCGCCCAGCTCTATCTGAGCTTGGCTCGTCGGAATACTTGCATTTCATCCCTTTCGCTATGCCACTAAAGCAAGATTAGCGCGTAACCTCAGTAATGTTACACTATGTATTACGCTATAACGTATTTTTTTTAAAGAACTATTGATGTTATTCTTCCTTTGTGGTATTCAGGGTCCTTAATAAGATATAGGAGGGGGAAGTTATGAAACAGGTATTAGGGTTTTCAAAGGCGGCGGCGTTAGCGCTCCATGTTATGGTATTACTTGCTGAAGAGCCTTTGCGTCGTCGTTCTATTTCTGATCTAGCCAATACTTTATCGGCATCGAGTGTTCACCTTGCCAAGATATTACAACGCCTTTCGAAGTCAGGGTTAGTAAATTCCATCAGTGGTCCTTCTGGTGGTTTTCTTTTATCGCATTCCCCTGTAGATGTTTCTCTGGCTATAGTTTATGAATCTATCGATGGTCCTCTTTCATGTTCTCGCTGTCTTTTTGATAAGCCTGTTTGCAATAGCAAAAAATGCATCCTTGGCGATCTTATTCCTACGGTATCACACATTATCGAGGACTATTTAAAAACTAACACTTTACATGACATTACAACAAAAAGATTGGAAATACCACAGAGCATAACATAGAAAAAAATTTAGATAAAAAATAAGCATATCTGATATATATCGTTTCTTTGAGGACTATACAATGGATACAATAGAAATCGTTCCTGGCATCTACTGGGTAGGTGCTATCGACTGGGATTTGAGGAATTTTCACGGATATCGTACGCAGCGAGGTTCTACATATAATGCGTACCTTATCGTCGATGATAAGATCACCCTCGTTGACACAGTAAAGGCTCCTTTCGCCGACGAACTTCTTGAGCGGGTGTCTGCTATCGTCGACCCTGCCGCCATCGACTATGTCGTCGTCAACCACGTCGAGATGGACCATTCTGGTGCTCTTCCTCATGTTATGTCTATAGCGAAAAACGCTACCGTCGTGACGTCTCCCAACGGAAAAAAAGGCCTTAAACATCATTATAAAAAAGAATGGCCTACTCATGTTGTCAATAGCGGCGATTCCCTTTCTCTAGGAAAGCGCACCCTGCAGTTCACTTTGGCGCCAATGGTCCACTGGCCTGATTCTATGGTGACATATATCCCCGAAGACAAGCTACTTCTTCCCAATGACGCCTTCGGTCAGCATATCGCCACCTCGGAACGTTTCGATGTCGACGTCTCATGGGACATCGT from Waddliaceae bacterium harbors:
- a CDS encoding Rrf2 family transcriptional regulator, translating into MKQVLGFSKAAALALHVMVLLAEEPLRRRSISDLANTLSASSVHLAKILQRLSKSGLVNSISGPSGGFLLSHSPVDVSLAIVYESIDGPLSCSRCLFDKPVCNSKKCILGDLIPTVSHIIEDYLKTNTLHDITTKRLEIPQSIT